In a genomic window of Anaeromicrobium sediminis:
- a CDS encoding ABC transporter substrate-binding protein has protein sequence MVNKRRILSILCILALLIGSLAGCGQSGEQAATDEGTVKDTLVVATSYDAKTLDPHTTNDIASSSVMAQIYENLLTLDDNNELVGQLAEKWEKLDDKTYKFYLKKGVKFHNGEEFKASDVKFSLLRALNKEGSAVKHVVGEIDPDQIKIEDDYTIVVGLKRPFSVFLTYITHIGGGVMLNEKAVTEAGDDYGMNPVGTGPYKFKSWVKGDNIVLERFDEHRNIKPKFKEIVLRAIPEATSRTIELESGGVDIAYNIVPTDVPRVDENPDLELLRKVNLSTQYLGFNCEKEPFNDVKVRKAIGLALSTKPMVESVFRGVGKPAMGPIGPGAKYFNKDLHIPERNIEEAKKLLEEAGYPEGFSTEVWTNDRKERIDMATIMQSQLKEIGIDLKIQVLEWSAYLEGLKNSRQSLYIVGWTMSAPDPDMGLYPLFHSSMKGSNNFSYFGDEEIDKMLEDGRILEDSAERQELYYTIQEKIVEKAPWVFLQNGEEVVGTRKNIKGFKPSPMGYHILYNAYIEE, from the coding sequence ATGGTGAATAAGAGAAGAATTTTAAGTATCTTGTGCATACTGGCACTTTTAATTGGAAGTTTAGCTGGTTGTGGCCAAAGTGGTGAACAAGCAGCTACTGATGAAGGTACAGTTAAAGATACTTTAGTAGTGGCAACATCCTATGATGCCAAAACTCTAGATCCGCATACTACAAATGATATTGCATCATCTAGTGTTATGGCTCAAATTTATGAAAATCTACTTACATTAGATGATAACAATGAGTTAGTAGGTCAACTGGCTGAAAAGTGGGAAAAGCTTGATGATAAAACTTATAAGTTTTATTTAAAAAAAGGTGTTAAATTCCATAATGGGGAAGAATTTAAAGCTAGTGATGTGAAGTTTAGTTTATTAAGAGCCCTTAATAAGGAAGGTAGTGCTGTTAAGCACGTTGTGGGAGAAATAGATCCAGATCAAATTAAAATTGAAGATGACTACACTATTGTAGTGGGACTGAAGAGACCTTTTTCTGTATTCTTAACATACATAACTCATATAGGGGGAGGAGTTATGTTAAATGAAAAGGCTGTAACAGAAGCTGGAGATGATTATGGAATGAACCCAGTTGGAACTGGTCCATACAAGTTTAAAAGCTGGGTTAAAGGGGACAATATTGTCTTAGAAAGATTCGATGAGCACAGAAATATAAAGCCTAAGTTTAAAGAAATTGTACTAAGGGCTATTCCAGAGGCTACAAGTAGAACTATAGAACTTGAAAGTGGTGGAGTAGACATAGCTTATAATATAGTTCCTACGGATGTTCCTAGAGTGGACGAAAATCCTGACTTAGAATTACTTAGAAAAGTAAATCTATCTACTCAATACTTAGGATTTAACTGTGAAAAGGAACCATTTAATGATGTTAAAGTTCGTAAGGCTATAGGATTAGCTTTAAGTACTAAGCCTATGGTTGAATCTGTATTTAGGGGAGTAGGAAAACCTGCCATGGGACCTATAGGACCTGGAGCTAAGTATTTTAATAAAGATTTACATATACCAGAGAGGAATATTGAAGAAGCTAAGAAGTTATTAGAGGAAGCTGGATATCCAGAGGGATTCTCTACAGAAGTTTGGACAAATGATAGAAAAGAAAGAATTGACATGGCTACTATTATGCAAAGTCAATTAAAAGAAATCGGTATAGATTTAAAGATACAAGTTCTTGAGTGGAGTGCTTATCTAGAAGGTCTTAAGAATTCTAGACAAAGCTTATACATAGTTGGATGGACCATGTCAGCTCCAGACCCAGATATGGGACTTTATCCATTATTCCACTCTTCAATGAAGGGTAGTAATAACTTCTCATACTTTGGAGATGAAGAAATTGATAAGATGTTAGAAGATGGAAGAATCTTAGAAGATTCTGCAGAAAGACAGGAACTTTATTATACAATTCAAGAAAAAATAGTAGAAAAGGCTCCGTGGGTATTCTTACAAAATGGAGAAGAAGTTGTTGGAACAAGAAAGAATATTAAAGGATTTAAGCCTAGTCCTATGGGATATCATATCCTATATAATGCTTATATTGAAGAATAA
- a CDS encoding ABC transporter permease: MAIDIKLNKPKKKKSNSMEALKRLRRSKLAMIGLGMIVILVLSALCAPIISPYEYDAQDLENAFQSPSKEHLFGTDEFGRDIFSRMIWGSRISLSVGFLAVSISLIIGGLLGAISGYYGGRIDNVIMRSMDVLLSIPSILLAISIAASLGPGLRNLMIAVGISSIPGYARLVRASVLTIREMEYIEAAKSVGSSDFRIIMKHILPNCLAPIIVQATLGVAFAILTAAGLSFIGLGIQPPTPEWGAMLSGGRLYIRDYAYMTLFPGLAIMITILALNFLGDGLRDALDPKLRN; this comes from the coding sequence GTGGCTATAGATATAAAACTTAATAAACCTAAAAAGAAGAAAAGTAATTCTATGGAAGCATTAAAAAGGTTAAGAAGAAGTAAACTTGCCATGATTGGTCTAGGAATGATAGTAATATTAGTCTTATCTGCACTTTGTGCTCCAATCATATCTCCCTATGAATATGATGCTCAGGATTTAGAAAATGCTTTTCAAAGTCCATCAAAGGAACACTTATTTGGAACAGATGAGTTCGGCAGGGATATATTTAGTAGAATGATTTGGGGTTCAAGAATATCTTTAAGTGTAGGATTTTTAGCCGTTAGCATTTCCCTTATAATAGGTGGGTTACTTGGAGCCATATCAGGCTATTATGGAGGAAGAATTGATAATGTGATTATGAGATCTATGGACGTGCTTTTATCCATTCCATCCATATTACTTGCCATATCCATAGCAGCATCTCTAGGTCCAGGACTTAGAAACTTAATGATAGCAGTAGGTATATCATCCATACCAGGATATGCTAGATTAGTTAGGGCATCCGTTTTAACTATTAGGGAAATGGAATATATAGAAGCGGCTAAATCTGTTGGTTCTAGTGATTTTAGAATAATAATGAAACATATATTGCCAAATTGTTTAGCTCCTATAATAGTACAGGCCACTTTAGGTGTGGCTTTTGCCATATTAACAGCAGCAGGCCTTAGTTTTATAGGCTTAGGAATTCAACCACCTACTCCGGAATGGGGGGCCATGTTATCTGGTGGACGTCTCTATATTAGAGATTATGCTTATATGACTTTATTTCCAGGTTTAGCTATTATGATTACCATATTAGCCCTTAACTTTTTAGGAGATGGTCTAAGGGATGCATTGGATCCTAAGCTTAGAAATTAA
- a CDS encoding YbaK/EbsC family protein codes for MSIESVRHFFEERNLNYPIYELEESTATVELAANAHGVEPARIAKTLACHTKEDKIILVMCGDDKLDNKKFKNIFKCKCKFLNFDEVLEFTGHAVGGVCPFGLKTPMKIYLDERIKEFDYVLPAAGSSNSAVRITPEQLESITNATWVDVRK; via the coding sequence ATGAGTATTGAAAGTGTACGCCATTTTTTTGAAGAGAGAAACTTAAATTATCCAATCTATGAATTGGAAGAAAGTACTGCCACAGTAGAATTAGCAGCAAATGCCCATGGAGTAGAACCTGCTAGAATTGCTAAGACCCTAGCTTGCCATACTAAAGAGGATAAGATTATATTAGTAATGTGTGGGGACGATAAGTTAGATAATAAAAAGTTTAAAAATATATTTAAATGCAAATGTAAATTTTTGAATTTTGATGAAGTACTAGAGTTTACTGGACATGCCGTAGGAGGAGTTTGTCCCTTTGGTTTAAAAACTCCTATGAAGATTTACTTAGATGAAAGGATTAAGGAGTTTGACTACGTCCTACCTGCCGCTGGCTCTTCTAATTCAGCTGTAAGAATTACACCCGAACAATTAGAAAGTATTACTAATGCCACATGGGTAGATGTGAGAAAATAA
- a CDS encoding ABC transporter ATP-binding protein: MSGEKLLDIRDLSIQYKTDEGIVHAVEGLNLHLGKGQNLGFVGETGAGKTTTALGIMRLVPNPPGEIVEGEIFFQNENLLEKSQDEMRNIRGEQIAMIFQDPMTSLNPVMTVGDQIAEMIELHKNVNRKEAFKSAEEMLEKVGIRKERAHDYPHQFSGGMKQRVVIAIALACNPSLIIADEPTTALDVTIQAQVLELMKELKEEYKTSMILITHDLGVVAEICDQVAIMYAGRVVEYTNVKNLYENPLHPYTLGLFNSIPDLDAEQEELHVISGVLPDPTNLPRGCAFHPRCEKAMDICSCEKPKMREISNGHFAACFLFEGKE; the protein is encoded by the coding sequence ATGAGTGGCGAAAAATTATTAGATATAAGAGATTTATCTATACAATATAAAACTGATGAAGGTATTGTCCATGCTGTTGAGGGATTAAATCTACATCTAGGAAAGGGACAAAATTTAGGATTTGTAGGGGAGACTGGTGCTGGTAAAACTACTACAGCTCTAGGAATAATGAGATTGGTACCAAATCCTCCTGGGGAAATTGTAGAGGGGGAAATTTTCTTTCAAAACGAAAACCTGTTAGAAAAATCTCAAGACGAAATGAGAAATATTAGGGGTGAACAAATTGCCATGATATTTCAAGATCCTATGACATCCTTAAATCCAGTTATGACTGTAGGCGACCAAATTGCAGAGATGATTGAACTACATAAAAATGTAAACAGGAAGGAAGCATTTAAGAGTGCAGAGGAAATGCTTGAAAAAGTGGGAATAAGAAAAGAACGAGCCCATGATTATCCCCATCAATTTAGTGGTGGAATGAAACAAAGGGTAGTAATAGCCATAGCCCTTGCTTGTAATCCATCATTAATAATAGCAGATGAGCCTACAACGGCCTTAGATGTTACTATTCAGGCTCAAGTTTTAGAACTTATGAAAGAATTAAAAGAAGAATATAAAACCTCTATGATTTTAATTACCCACGACTTAGGAGTAGTAGCTGAGATTTGTGATCAAGTGGCTATCATGTATGCAGGTCGTGTAGTAGAGTATACAAATGTGAAAAATCTATATGAAAATCCACTTCACCCTTATACACTAGGCCTTTTTAACTCCATCCCCGATTTGGATGCAGAACAAGAGGAATTACATGTTATAAGTGGAGTGTTGCCAGACCCTACTAATTTACCAAGGGGATGTGCATTTCACCCTCGATGTGAAAAGGCTATGGATATATGTAGTTGTGAAAAGCCTAAAATGAGGGAGATAAGTAATGGGCATTTTGCGGCATGTTTTTTATTTGAAGGAAAAGAGTAG
- a CDS encoding xanthine dehydrogenase family protein molybdopterin-binding subunit: protein MDFVSKSVKKIDGMDIATGKPLYTDDLCHNPLVIKILRSPHAFGKIINIDTKKAKTLPGVECIFTHEDVPKERFTLAGQSYPEPSPYDRLILDEYVRYVGDEVAIVAAVDEKTALRAMKLIKVDYEVFEPVIDFEEAHTHGSTIHPEDDLKVNFPIGTDTDNNIAASYEVYTGNVEEELEKSEVIIEKSYYTQAQAHGMMETYRAYSYMDHNNRLTIVSSTQIPFHVRRIVAKALQIPQSKIRVIKPRIGGGFGGKQTASVEIFPALVTLKTGKAAKIVYDRKETFSCSTARHPMKMTVKIGADTDGTINVIDIKALSDTGAYGEHAWTVFSVAGNKVLPLYNKAKALRYGGNVLYTNKMPSGALRGYGVTQGIFSLESAINELASQLNMDPTILREKNLIREGDSHPLLCGSTDNNPVTLTSCTLHECIRRGKELIKWDEKYPAQVISDSKVRGVGMAITMQGSGIANIDTASALIKLNDNGFYTLLLGSTDMGTGCDTILCQMAAEVLSTDMDKIIVHSADTDISPYDTGSYASSTTYVTGNAVIKAATDLKEQILKVGAEYLYESVENVSFDGIYVKTNSGKEISLDEISQNLALGPQGETLMGKGTFGGDTSPPPFIAGFCEVEVDKETGKIDLIDYVAVVDCGTVINPNLARIQVEGGIVQGIGMAMYENVAHAKNGQMITNTFMQYKIPCRKDIGNITVDFQSSYEPTGPFGAKSIGEVVINTPPPAIAHAVYNAVGVNVRSLPITPEKVLMGILENK from the coding sequence ATGGATTTTGTAAGTAAATCAGTAAAAAAAATAGATGGAATGGATATAGCCACAGGGAAGCCCTTGTATACAGATGATTTATGCCATAATCCTCTAGTAATAAAAATATTAAGAAGTCCCCATGCCTTTGGAAAAATAATTAATATAGATACAAAAAAGGCAAAGACTTTGCCTGGAGTAGAATGTATCTTTACCCATGAAGATGTTCCTAAAGAAAGATTTACTTTAGCTGGACAATCTTATCCAGAGCCATCTCCCTATGATCGATTAATATTAGATGAATATGTTAGGTATGTAGGTGATGAAGTTGCCATAGTAGCTGCTGTAGATGAAAAAACAGCCCTACGCGCCATGAAGTTAATAAAAGTAGATTATGAAGTATTTGAACCAGTTATTGATTTTGAAGAAGCTCATACTCATGGTTCTACAATCCATCCAGAAGATGATTTAAAAGTGAATTTTCCCATAGGTACAGATACGGATAACAACATTGCTGCATCCTATGAAGTATATACGGGAAATGTGGAAGAAGAATTAGAGAAAAGTGAAGTTATTATAGAAAAGTCCTATTATACTCAAGCTCAAGCCCACGGCATGATGGAGACCTATAGAGCTTACTCTTATATGGATCATAATAATAGACTTACCATAGTAAGCTCCACCCAAATTCCATTTCACGTAAGAAGAATTGTGGCTAAGGCTTTACAAATTCCTCAAAGTAAAATACGTGTTATAAAACCTCGAATAGGTGGAGGCTTTGGTGGGAAACAAACAGCATCTGTAGAAATTTTTCCTGCACTAGTTACTTTAAAGACTGGAAAAGCTGCCAAAATAGTTTATGACAGAAAAGAAACCTTTAGTTGTTCTACAGCTCGTCACCCTATGAAGATGACTGTAAAAATAGGAGCCGATACGGATGGTACTATTAATGTAATAGACATAAAGGCCTTGTCTGATACGGGAGCATATGGTGAGCATGCTTGGACCGTATTTAGTGTGGCAGGTAATAAGGTCCTCCCCCTATACAACAAGGCTAAAGCCTTAAGATACGGTGGAAATGTATTATATACAAATAAAATGCCATCAGGAGCATTAAGAGGTTATGGAGTTACTCAAGGTATATTCTCCCTAGAATCTGCCATAAACGAGTTAGCCTCTCAATTAAATATGGACCCTACTATCCTTAGGGAAAAAAATCTCATACGAGAAGGAGATTCGCACCCTCTATTATGTGGTTCTACAGATAATAACCCTGTCACTTTAACTAGCTGTACTCTACATGAATGTATTAGACGAGGTAAAGAATTAATCAAATGGGATGAAAAATACCCTGCTCAAGTAATTAGTGATTCTAAAGTTAGAGGAGTAGGTATGGCAATTACCATGCAAGGATCTGGTATAGCTAATATTGATACGGCATCTGCCCTTATTAAATTAAATGACAATGGTTTTTACACCCTTTTGTTGGGATCTACAGATATGGGTACTGGTTGTGATACTATCCTTTGTCAAATGGCAGCAGAAGTTTTAAGTACAGACATGGATAAAATAATTGTTCATTCTGCCGATACGGATATATCACCTTATGATACGGGTTCTTATGCTTCTAGTACTACCTATGTTACAGGTAATGCAGTTATAAAGGCTGCCACAGACTTAAAGGAACAAATACTAAAGGTGGGAGCAGAATATTTATATGAATCTGTAGAAAATGTATCCTTTGACGGAATTTATGTAAAAACTAATTCAGGCAAAGAAATATCTTTAGATGAAATAAGCCAAAATCTAGCGTTAGGACCACAGGGTGAAACTTTAATGGGAAAGGGCACCTTTGGCGGGGACACAAGCCCTCCTCCTTTTATAGCAGGTTTTTGTGAAGTTGAAGTTGATAAGGAAACGGGAAAAATAGATTTAATAGATTATGTGGCCGTAGTAGATTGTGGTACTGTAATAAATCCAAACCTCGCTCGCATTCAGGTAGAAGGCGGAATAGTACAAGGTATTGGTATGGCCATGTATGAAAATGTAGCCCATGCCAAGAATGGACAAATGATTACAAACACTTTCATGCAATATAAAATCCCATGTCGAAAGGATATAGGGAACATTACAGTTGATTTTCAGAGCAGTTATGAACCTACAGGGCCCTTTGGTGCTAAGTCCATAGGTGAAGTAGTAATAAATACTCCTCCACCAGCCATAGCCCATGCCGTATATAACGCAGTAGGTGTTAATGTCAGAAGTTTACCTATTACACCAGAGAAAGTATTAATGGGAATATTAGAGAATAAATAA
- a CDS encoding (2Fe-2S)-binding protein — protein sequence MEIKVTINNEDKILNIEYDEFLSEVLRKYGYLSVKKGCDTGSCGLCTIWIDAKPILSCSTLAIKANGKNITTIEGVQKEATEFAEFLVNEGAEQCGFCSPGFIMTVLAMKRELKNPTKDDIIHYLTGNLCRCTGYVGQLRAILKYMEVV from the coding sequence ATGGAAATAAAAGTAACCATAAATAATGAAGATAAAATCTTAAATATAGAATACGATGAGTTTTTATCAGAAGTTTTAAGAAAATATGGATATCTAAGTGTTAAAAAGGGATGTGACACAGGTTCATGTGGTCTATGTACCATATGGATAGATGCAAAACCCATCTTATCCTGCTCTACCCTTGCCATCAAGGCCAATGGCAAAAACATTACTACCATTGAAGGAGTTCAGAAAGAAGCTACAGAATTTGCAGAGTTTCTTGTAAATGAAGGTGCAGAACAATGTGGTTTTTGTAGTCCCGGATTTATAATGACCGTTTTAGCCATGAAAAGGGAGCTTAAAAATCCTACTAAGGATGATATAATTCACTATTTAACAGGAAATTTATGTCGTTGCACAGGGTATGTGGGCCAGTTAAGAGCCATACTGAAGTATATGGAGGTGGTATAA
- a CDS encoding ABC transporter ATP-binding protein: MVQVGEKLIEVKGLKKYFKTKKGLLHAVDDVNFFINKGETLGLVGESGCGKSTTGRLIIRLLEATSGEVIYKGKNVLDFNKGKMKEFRKNAQIVFQDPYSCLNPRLSVSELISEPLYVNKAYKNKIQLSNRIEELMDIVGLSSRLINAYPHELDGGRRQRVGIARALALNPEFIVQDEPVSALDVCIQAQILNLMHNLQKELGLTYLFIAHNLSVVKHVSDRIAVMYLGKIVELTDYKTIFKDPLHPYTQALLSAIPIPKVDMKRERIILEGDVPSPVNPPEGCRFSGRCRHCKDICKSQTPGLNEIEPGHYVACHFARNLG, from the coding sequence ATGGTACAAGTAGGAGAAAAACTTATAGAAGTAAAGGGCCTAAAAAAATATTTTAAGACTAAAAAAGGATTACTACATGCAGTGGATGATGTGAATTTCTTTATAAACAAAGGAGAAACATTAGGCCTTGTAGGTGAATCTGGATGTGGTAAATCTACTACAGGAAGATTGATAATAAGATTACTTGAGGCTACTAGTGGAGAGGTAATATATAAGGGGAAAAATGTACTTGATTTTAATAAGGGAAAGATGAAAGAATTTAGAAAAAATGCTCAAATAGTTTTTCAAGATCCCTATTCTTGTTTAAATCCAAGACTTAGTGTATCAGAACTTATTTCAGAACCTCTTTATGTTAATAAGGCCTATAAAAATAAGATTCAGCTGAGTAATAGGATTGAAGAACTTATGGATATAGTAGGCTTATCCTCTAGACTTATAAATGCATACCCCCATGAGTTAGATGGAGGCCGTAGACAAAGGGTTGGTATAGCTAGGGCATTGGCTTTAAATCCTGAGTTTATAGTACAAGATGAGCCCGTATCTGCCCTGGATGTATGTATTCAAGCTCAAATATTAAATCTAATGCATAACCTTCAAAAGGAATTAGGATTAACCTATTTGTTTATAGCTCACAATCTAAGTGTAGTAAAGCATGTAAGTGATAGGATAGCCGTAATGTATCTAGGTAAAATAGTAGAACTTACTGATTATAAAACCATATTTAAAGACCCACTTCATCCTTATACTCAAGCTTTATTGTCTGCCATTCCTATTCCAAAGGTAGATATGAAAAGGGAAAGAATCATATTAGAGGGAGATGTACCAAGTCCTGTAAATCCACCAGAGGGATGTAGGTTTAGTGGACGCTGTAGACATTGTAAAGACATATGCAAATCACAAACACCAGGCCTCAATGAGATAGAACCAGGCCATTATGTGGCATGTCACTTTGCAAGAAATTTAGGGTAA
- the nikB gene encoding nickel ABC transporter permease codes for MHKYILRRIALLLPVLIGVTFVVFTMLHITPGDPARMALGEQAPQEAVDKLREEMGLNDPFFVQFGRYVYKGVFEQDLGRSYITKRPVSQEIMNVFPTTLKLSALSMVIAVILGIPFGIISAVKQYSTFDSIVLIFAMIGISMPVFWLGILMILLFSVKLGLLPSSGFYSVKHMILPSVVLGAQSVAIITRMTRSSMLEVIRQDFIRTVRAKGQRERKVIMRHALRNALIPVITVAGVQFGYLLGGAVLTEVIFSIPGVGRLMVESIKMRDYPIVQAGVLYIAVAFSFVNLMVDLLYAYVDPRIKAQYH; via the coding sequence ATGCATAAATACATACTAAGAAGAATTGCATTATTATTACCAGTACTTATTGGTGTAACCTTTGTGGTGTTTACCATGCTTCATATAACTCCAGGAGATCCAGCAAGGATGGCTCTAGGAGAACAAGCACCCCAAGAAGCGGTAGATAAACTACGAGAAGAGATGGGACTTAATGACCCTTTCTTTGTTCAGTTTGGAAGATATGTGTACAAGGGTGTATTTGAACAGGATTTGGGTCGGTCATATATAACTAAAAGACCTGTATCACAAGAAATAATGAATGTATTTCCTACCACTTTAAAATTATCTGCTTTATCCATGGTAATTGCCGTCATATTGGGTATTCCCTTTGGCATTATATCTGCCGTAAAACAATATTCAACCTTTGATTCGATTGTACTAATATTTGCAATGATAGGCATATCCATGCCCGTATTTTGGCTAGGTATACTCATGATACTCTTATTTTCTGTTAAGCTCGGATTACTACCTTCTTCGGGTTTTTACAGTGTGAAACATATGATATTACCATCTGTAGTATTAGGTGCTCAATCTGTGGCCATTATTACTCGTATGACTCGTTCTAGTATGCTTGAAGTTATAAGGCAAGATTTCATAAGAACTGTTAGGGCTAAAGGTCAAAGGGAACGTAAGGTAATAATGAGGCATGCCCTAAGAAATGCTCTTATTCCAGTAATAACAGTAGCTGGAGTTCAGTTTGGATATTTACTTGGAGGAGCTGTTTTAACAGAAGTAATATTTTCCATACCTGGAGTAGGAAGACTCATGGTAGAGTCCATAAAAATGAGAGATTATCCTATAGTTCAAGCAGGCGTATTGTATATTGCCGTTGCCTTTAGTTTTGTAAATTTAATGGTTGATTTACTGTACGCATATGTGGATCCTAGGATAAAGGCACAATATCATTAA
- a CDS encoding xanthine phosphoribosyltransferase produces MESLKNKIRKEGKVLSETVLKVDCFLNHQIDSKFMLDMGKEFARLYKDKEITKIVTIETSGIAPAVAAGIYLDVPVVFAKKSTSSTLNNDTYSREVKSFTKNKVYNILIAKEFLNPNDKVLVIDDFLAYGNALVGLNEIIEESGATVVGAGIVIEKGFQPGGKELRQSGLRVESLAIIESMNENGIIFG; encoded by the coding sequence ATGGAAAGTTTAAAGAATAAAATAAGAAAAGAAGGAAAAGTATTATCTGAAACCGTATTGAAGGTAGATTGTTTTTTAAATCATCAAATAGATTCTAAATTCATGTTAGATATGGGAAAAGAGTTTGCCCGTCTATATAAAGATAAAGAAATAACTAAAATAGTGACCATAGAAACTTCTGGTATAGCCCCTGCTGTAGCTGCTGGTATATACTTAGATGTTCCCGTAGTCTTTGCTAAAAAAAGTACTTCTTCCACTTTAAATAATGACACTTATTCTAGGGAGGTTAAATCCTTTACTAAAAATAAAGTATATAATATATTAATTGCTAAAGAATTTTTAAATCCTAATGATAAAGTATTAGTTATAGATGATTTCTTAGCCTATGGAAACGCCCTAGTTGGCCTTAATGAGATTATAGAGGAGAGTGGAGCTACTGTAGTAGGTGCTGGAATAGTTATTGAAAAGGGATTCCAACCTGGAGGAAAGGAATTAAGGCAATCAGGCCTTAGGGTAGAATCATTGGCTATTATTGAAAGTATGAATGAAAATGGTATAATATTTGGATAA
- a CDS encoding asparagine synthase yields the protein MRIREGLIPTLLGTAVTATGAALAMNSKKKDDKVGWGLMGLGIAHIALGAIDLVEHK from the coding sequence ATGAGAATTAGAGAAGGTTTAATTCCAACACTTCTAGGTACTGCTGTAACTGCAACAGGTGCAGCTTTAGCCATGAATTCAAAAAAGAAAGATGATAAGGTAGGTTGGGGTCTTATGGGATTAGGAATAGCCCATATAGCTCTAGGTGCTATCGATTTAGTAGAACACAAATAA
- a CDS encoding FAD binding domain-containing protein: MITIKDYAIPTNLEEAYETLQNRRNNVILGGCSFLRMGSKNINTAIDLSKLNLDFISETDNTVEIGAMATFRSLETSPILQNNFNGILSKCVKDIVGIQFRNNVTLGATVYSKYGFSDLITALLCLDVKVCLHKGGIIPLDTFLENKYEKDILTKIIISKDSSKCYFASMRNSHSDYAILNVALSNRDGQWKISVGARPMKAQIANNASSYLSENELNDYTIEYACELSSQELVFGSNLRASKKFRQEICKVLINRGIREVMTWK; encoded by the coding sequence TTGATTACTATAAAAGATTATGCTATCCCTACTAATTTAGAGGAAGCCTATGAAACTCTACAAAATAGAAGAAATAATGTAATTCTAGGAGGTTGTTCCTTTTTAAGAATGGGCTCTAAGAACATTAATACAGCCATAGATTTATCTAAACTAAATTTAGATTTTATAAGCGAAACTGATAATACTGTAGAAATAGGTGCCATGGCTACCTTTCGTAGTTTAGAAACTAGCCCTATTTTGCAAAATAACTTTAATGGTATCTTAAGCAAATGTGTAAAAGATATTGTAGGTATACAATTTAGAAATAATGTAACTTTAGGTGCAACTGTCTATTCAAAATATGGATTCTCAGATTTAATAACTGCCCTTTTATGTTTAGATGTTAAAGTCTGTTTACACAAGGGAGGCATCATACCTTTAGATACTTTCCTGGAAAATAAATACGAGAAGGATATTTTAACTAAAATAATAATTTCAAAGGATTCTAGTAAATGCTACTTTGCATCCATGAGAAATTCCCATAGTGATTATGCCATATTAAATGTGGCCCTATCCAATAGAGATGGACAATGGAAGATATCTGTAGGTGCAAGACCTATGAAAGCTCAAATAGCTAATAATGCTTCCTCATATTTATCTGAAAATGAACTCAATGATTATACCATAGAGTATGCATGCGAATTATCCTCCCAAGAATTAGTTTTTGGAAGTAATTTAAGGGCTAGTAAAAAATTTAGACAAGAAATCTGCAAAGTCCTAATTAATAGAGGAATTAGGGAGGTTATGACATGGAAATAA